Proteins encoded within one genomic window of Haloplanus vescus:
- the ligA gene encoding ATP-dependent DNA ligase LigA — MEFADFADRVATIEEEPADLEITSLVADLFVEAGADLPVVARLLLGRVVPAWESTTLDVGPSLCHAALARAAGPNVTPDDVADRLADAGEIGTVAESLDLDGQRGLAAFGDAGPDSLTVAEVETQLRDLATAEGSGSRDHKEDLLFDLFNRATPLGARYLARLVLSEMRIGVGEGTVRDAIASAFDVPVDAVERALQVTNDYGAIAVRARDEGEAGLNAAELAVGRPVQAMLAQTGTAADAVEAWGQVAVETKYDGARVQVHHDPAGETRVFSRNLEDVTEALPEIVEFADGLDVPVILDGEALAVDDAGDPLPFQEVLRRFRRKHDVARMREAVTVEFRAFDCLHADGTDLLDAPLLDRREHLSRVLDGVDDESGGRSPLTLAEDVDAVAEHETTALEAGHEGIMLKNPESTYTPGKRGQNWLKRKPDVETLDLVVTGAEWGEGRRANHLGTFMLSVRVEDGEDDFATIGKVATGITDERLADLTERLEPLVRDQDGTDVTIAPEVVFEVGYEEIQTSPTYESGYALRFPRFVAVREDKTPEAADSLARVERLTEK; from the coding sequence ATGGAGTTTGCCGACTTCGCCGACCGCGTCGCCACCATCGAGGAGGAGCCGGCCGACCTCGAAATCACGTCGCTCGTGGCGGACCTCTTCGTCGAGGCGGGCGCGGACCTGCCCGTCGTCGCCCGCCTGTTGCTCGGCCGCGTCGTCCCCGCGTGGGAGTCGACGACGCTTGACGTCGGCCCGAGCCTCTGTCACGCGGCACTGGCCCGCGCCGCCGGCCCGAACGTCACGCCAGACGACGTGGCCGACCGCCTCGCCGACGCGGGAGAAATCGGGACCGTCGCCGAATCGCTCGACCTCGACGGACAGCGTGGCTTGGCCGCGTTCGGAGACGCCGGCCCCGACTCGCTGACCGTCGCCGAAGTCGAGACGCAGCTGCGTGACCTCGCGACTGCCGAGGGGTCGGGCAGTCGCGATCACAAGGAGGACCTCCTTTTCGACCTGTTCAACCGGGCGACGCCGCTCGGCGCGCGCTATCTTGCCCGCCTCGTCCTCTCCGAGATGCGAATCGGCGTCGGCGAGGGAACCGTCCGCGACGCCATCGCGTCCGCGTTCGACGTGCCCGTCGACGCCGTCGAACGCGCGCTACAGGTGACCAACGACTACGGCGCTATCGCGGTTCGGGCCCGCGACGAGGGGGAAGCGGGGCTGAACGCCGCGGAACTGGCGGTCGGCCGCCCGGTGCAGGCGATGCTCGCCCAGACAGGGACGGCCGCCGACGCCGTCGAGGCGTGGGGCCAAGTCGCCGTCGAGACCAAGTACGACGGCGCTCGGGTCCAAGTCCACCACGACCCCGCGGGCGAGACGCGTGTATTTTCCCGGAATCTGGAGGACGTGACCGAGGCGCTCCCCGAAATCGTCGAGTTCGCGGACGGCCTCGACGTCCCGGTCATCCTCGACGGTGAAGCGCTTGCCGTCGACGATGCGGGCGACCCACTCCCCTTCCAAGAGGTGCTTCGCCGCTTCCGCCGGAAACACGACGTGGCGCGGATGCGCGAGGCGGTCACCGTCGAGTTCCGGGCGTTCGACTGCCTCCACGCCGACGGGACGGACCTCCTCGACGCGCCGTTGCTCGACCGGCGCGAGCACCTGTCGCGCGTCCTCGACGGCGTCGACGACGAATCGGGTGGTCGGTCGCCGCTCACCCTCGCCGAGGACGTGGACGCCGTCGCCGAACACGAGACGACGGCGCTGGAGGCCGGCCACGAGGGCATCATGCTCAAGAATCCAGAGTCGACGTACACGCCGGGCAAGCGGGGACAGAACTGGCTGAAGCGCAAGCCGGACGTGGAGACGCTGGACCTCGTGGTGACGGGCGCCGAGTGGGGCGAGGGACGACGGGCCAACCACCTCGGTACGTTCATGCTGTCGGTCCGCGTCGAAGACGGCGAGGATGACTTCGCGACCATCGGCAAGGTGGCGACGGGTATCACCGACGAGCGACTGGCCGACCTGACCGAGCGTCTCGAACCCCTCGTTCGCGACCAGGACGGGACCGACGTGACCATCGCTCCCGAGGTGGTCTTCGAAGTCGGCTACGAGGAGATTCAGACCTCGCCGACCTACGAGTCGGGGTACGCGCTTCGCTTCCCGCGATTCGTCGCGGTTCGGGAGGACAAGACGCCGGAAGCGGCGGATTCGTTGGCGCGAGTGGAGCGCCTGACGGAGAAGTGA
- a CDS encoding DNA topoisomerase IV subunit A, producing MSTQDERARQQLIDLAAEFYDQFASGEVPEMTLPTRTKSNIEYDEDSGVWVYGDRTSTRSANSVQGARKLLKATYTIDFLARQLEEGRSSTLRELYYLSESWDADEAAFSSQDESNQLVEDLEIVSEVTREDFHMRPEESGATLMGPLELREQTRRGEREIHCQEDVGEGGYQIPNNPDTIDFLDHDIDFILCVETGGMRDRLVENGFDTDYNALIVHLKGQPARATRRITKRLHDELDLPVVVFTDGDPWSYRIYGSVAYGSIKSAHLSEYLATPEADFVGIQPEDIVEYDLPTDPLADSDVNALESELDDPRFMTDYWEEQIELQLDIGKKAEQQALASRGLDFVTDEYLPTRLDEMGVL from the coding sequence ATGAGCACACAAGACGAACGCGCCCGACAGCAGTTGATAGACCTCGCGGCGGAGTTTTACGACCAGTTCGCCAGCGGCGAAGTCCCGGAGATGACACTCCCCACGCGGACGAAAAGCAACATCGAGTACGACGAAGACAGCGGCGTGTGGGTGTACGGCGACCGCACCTCGACTCGCTCTGCCAACTCGGTGCAGGGCGCCCGCAAACTCCTCAAGGCGACCTACACCATCGACTTCCTCGCCCGCCAGCTGGAGGAAGGCCGCTCCTCAACGCTTCGAGAACTCTACTACCTCTCGGAGTCGTGGGACGCCGACGAGGCGGCCTTCTCCAGTCAGGACGAGTCCAACCAGTTGGTCGAGGACCTCGAAATCGTCTCGGAGGTCACACGCGAGGACTTCCACATGCGCCCCGAGGAGTCGGGCGCGACGCTGATGGGCCCGCTGGAGTTGCGCGAGCAGACCCGCCGCGGCGAGCGCGAGATTCACTGTCAGGAGGACGTTGGCGAGGGCGGCTACCAGATTCCCAACAACCCCGACACCATCGACTTCCTCGACCACGACATCGACTTCATCCTCTGTGTCGAGACGGGTGGGATGCGCGACCGACTGGTCGAGAACGGCTTCGACACCGACTACAACGCCCTCATCGTCCACCTCAAGGGACAGCCGGCGCGAGCGACCCGGCGCATCACGAAGCGCCTCCACGACGAACTCGACTTGCCCGTCGTGGTCTTCACAGACGGCGACCCGTGGTCGTACCGCATCTACGGCTCCGTCGCCTACGGTTCCATCAAGAGCGCGCACCTCTCCGAGTACCTCGCCACGCCCGAGGCGGATTTCGTCGGCATCCAACCAGAAGACATCGTCGAGTACGACCTACCGACCGACCCGCTGGCCGACTCCGACGTGAACGCCCTCGAATCCGAACTCGACGACCCGCGATTCATGACCGACTACTGGGAGGAGCAAATCGAACTCCAACTCGACATCGGGAAGAAAGCCGAACAGCAGGCGCTCGCTTCCAGAGGGCTTGACTTCGTCACCGACGAATATCTGCCCACGCGGCTGGACGAGATGGGCGTGCTGTAA
- a CDS encoding DNA topoisomerase VI subunit B: MTSFQSTLGEDGGIAEELAENQRAISIAEFFEKNKHMLGFDSGARGLVTAVKEAVDNALDATEEAGIAPDIYVEITEAGDYYKLVVEDNGPGITKEQIPRVFGKLLYGSRFHAREQSRGQQGIGISAAVLYSQLTSGKPAKITSRTQGSADAQYFELIVDTDTNEPEIRNEATTSWDRPHGTRIELEMEANMRARAQLHDYIKHTAVVNPHARVELREPGLDEPLKFERGTDQLPAETEEIRPHPHGVELGTLLKMLEATESYSVSGFLQGEFTRVGNKTATKVCDRFRDNHFGREMAWTTPDATDDIEAAVADAVANKSAAATEWFAARVAETVGDRERLAHHDLVELVDNLADAVVEEHGETFGDTVRENAVESAWAALTDDERLTASLYERIDAATSTQKDDATVQGIAERLAEKFADAEDPRHRATRDTLAGYVDRSADRLEDATDATFGDTARENVVESVWSVMQTVPDDLPKVKDIADDRDTASDLLTAMRETDILAPPTDCLSPITAELVEAGLRKEFDADFYAAATRDAEVHGGDPFIVEAGIAYGGELESNGSVQVMRFANRVPLVYQRGACAITDVVKGIGWRNYGLDQPGGSGLPSGPAVITVHVASTNVPFTSESKDAVANVPAIEDEIELAIREAAREMKSYINRRQSLQKRREKQDVLGRILPQMADKLAAVTGQERPNIDGALGRIMNNVIVERRVEDGTVTLTVQNHSDRKETLDVTDIVSVEPTAVSDGGSVVDLDDEWFVQWSPSVSAGETATLTYEVGGDATFDVDVDGVEDEKLTVNA; encoded by the coding sequence ATGACATCGTTCCAGTCGACACTCGGCGAAGATGGGGGAATCGCCGAGGAGCTGGCCGAGAACCAGCGGGCCATCTCCATCGCCGAGTTCTTCGAGAAGAACAAGCACATGCTCGGCTTCGACTCCGGGGCCCGAGGGCTCGTCACCGCCGTCAAGGAGGCGGTGGACAACGCCCTCGACGCGACGGAGGAAGCCGGCATCGCACCCGACATCTACGTCGAAATCACCGAGGCGGGCGACTACTACAAACTCGTCGTCGAGGACAACGGACCGGGCATCACCAAAGAGCAGATTCCGCGCGTGTTCGGGAAACTCCTCTACGGCTCTCGCTTCCACGCCCGCGAGCAGAGCCGCGGCCAGCAGGGTATCGGTATCTCTGCCGCCGTCCTCTACTCCCAGCTCACCTCCGGCAAGCCCGCGAAAATCACCAGCCGAACGCAGGGCAGCGCCGACGCCCAGTACTTCGAACTCATCGTCGACACCGACACCAACGAACCCGAAATTCGAAACGAGGCGACTACGTCGTGGGACCGCCCCCACGGCACGCGCATCGAACTGGAGATGGAGGCGAACATGCGGGCCCGTGCCCAGCTCCACGACTACATCAAACACACCGCAGTCGTCAACCCCCACGCCCGCGTCGAACTCCGGGAACCCGGGCTGGACGAACCGCTGAAGTTCGAGCGCGGCACCGACCAGTTGCCCGCTGAGACGGAGGAAATCCGCCCCCACCCCCACGGGGTCGAACTCGGGACGCTCCTGAAGATGCTCGAAGCGACGGAGTCGTACTCCGTCTCCGGGTTCCTGCAGGGCGAGTTCACCCGCGTCGGTAACAAGACGGCGACGAAGGTGTGCGACCGCTTCCGCGACAACCACTTCGGGCGAGAGATGGCGTGGACGACGCCCGACGCTACCGACGATATCGAGGCCGCCGTGGCCGACGCCGTCGCCAACAAGAGCGCGGCGGCGACAGAGTGGTTTGCCGCACGCGTCGCCGAGACGGTCGGTGACCGGGAGCGACTCGCCCACCACGACCTCGTCGAACTCGTCGACAACCTCGCGGACGCGGTGGTCGAGGAACACGGCGAGACGTTCGGCGACACCGTCCGCGAGAACGCCGTCGAGTCGGCGTGGGCGGCGCTCACGGACGACGAACGGTTGACGGCGTCGCTGTACGAACGGATCGACGCCGCGACCAGCACGCAGAAAGACGACGCGACGGTGCAGGGCATCGCCGAGCGACTGGCCGAGAAGTTCGCCGACGCGGAGGACCCGCGACACCGCGCGACCCGCGACACCCTCGCGGGCTACGTCGACCGCTCGGCGGACCGACTGGAGGACGCCACGGACGCGACGTTCGGCGACACGGCCCGCGAAAACGTCGTCGAATCCGTCTGGTCGGTGATGCAGACGGTGCCCGACGACCTGCCGAAGGTGAAAGACATCGCCGACGACCGGGACACCGCCTCGGACCTCCTCACGGCGATGCGCGAGACGGACATCCTCGCGCCGCCGACGGACTGTCTCTCGCCCATCACCGCCGAACTCGTGGAGGCGGGACTCCGCAAGGAGTTCGACGCCGACTTCTACGCGGCAGCGACGCGGGACGCCGAGGTACACGGCGGCGACCCGTTCATCGTCGAGGCGGGCATCGCCTACGGCGGCGAGTTGGAGAGTAACGGCTCCGTCCAGGTGATGCGCTTTGCCAACCGCGTCCCCCTCGTCTATCAGCGCGGCGCGTGTGCCATCACCGACGTGGTGAAAGGCATCGGCTGGCGCAACTACGGCCTCGACCAACCCGGTGGGAGCGGCCTCCCCTCGGGGCCCGCCGTCATCACCGTCCACGTCGCTTCGACGAACGTCCCCTTCACCAGCGAATCGAAGGACGCGGTGGCGAACGTCCCGGCCATCGAGGACGAAATCGAACTCGCCATCCGGGAGGCGGCCCGCGAGATGAAATCCTACATCAACCGCCGGCAGTCGCTCCAGAAGCGACGGGAGAAACAGGACGTCCTCGGCCGCATCCTCCCGCAGATGGCCGACAAACTCGCCGCCGTGACCGGTCAGGAGCGACCCAACATCGACGGTGCCCTCGGTCGCATCATGAACAACGTCATCGTCGAACGACGCGTCGAGGACGGCACAGTGACGCTCACCGTCCAGAATCACTCCGACCGGAAGGAGACACTCGACGTGACCGATATCGTCAGCGTCGAACCGACGGCGGTGAGCGACGGCGGATCGGTGGTGGACTTGGACGACGAGTGGTTCGTGCAGTGGTCCCCGTCGGTGTCGGCGGGTGAAACGGCGACGCTCACCTACGAGGTGGGCGGCGACGCGACGTTCGACGTCGACGTGGACGGCGTCGAAGACGAGAAACTCACGGTGAACGCATGA
- the gyrB gene encoding DNA topoisomerase (ATP-hydrolyzing) subunit B, with amino-acid sequence MADEQEYGAGQIQVLEGLQAVRKRPAMYIGSTDSRGLHHLVYEVVDNAIDEALAGYCDAIQVTVHDDESVSVTDNGRGIPVDIHEQYDRPAVEVIMTVLHAGGKFDNKSYQVSGGLHGVGVSVVNALSKRLSVEIKRDGGVWTHEFERGEPVEGAFERVRDIEDEEETGTQIRFWPDNDIFEHTDFSFDTLSTRLRELAFLNSGVEIGLADERDDESVSFRYEGGIREFVEYLNETKTALHEDVIYFEAEEQDISVEVAMQGTDELQGSIHAFANNINTREGGTHLTGFKTALTRVVNDYATDNGLLNDLDGTLKGEDVREGLTAVISVKHPDPQFEGQTKTKLGNSEVRGIVESAVHAELGTFFEENPNTAQAIVGKAVEAAQARQAAKKAEELTRRKSALESTALPGKLADCQSKDPTKSELFVVEGDSAGGSAKQGRDREFQAILPLKGKILNVEKHRLDRILENDEIRALITAIGTGIGEEFDIEEARYQRIILMTDADVDGAHIRTLLLTLLYRHMKPLLERGYVYAAQPPLYRVRYRGETYDAMSEEERDRIIEEQCNGNPDQVQRFKGLGEMNPDQLWQTTMKPENRILKQITLEDAAAADKMFSILMGDAVEPRKQFIKEHAGDAEWVDI; translated from the coding sequence ATGGCTGACGAACAAGAGTACGGAGCCGGGCAGATACAGGTACTGGAGGGGCTCCAGGCGGTCCGGAAGCGCCCGGCGATGTACATCGGGTCGACCGATTCGAGGGGGTTACACCACCTCGTCTACGAGGTCGTCGACAACGCTATCGACGAGGCGCTTGCGGGCTACTGTGACGCCATCCAAGTGACCGTTCACGACGACGAGTCCGTGAGCGTCACAGACAACGGCCGCGGCATCCCCGTCGACATTCACGAACAGTACGACCGACCCGCGGTGGAGGTCATCATGACCGTCCTCCACGCCGGCGGGAAGTTCGACAACAAGTCCTATCAGGTGTCCGGTGGGCTTCACGGCGTCGGCGTCAGCGTCGTCAACGCCCTCTCGAAGCGCCTCTCCGTCGAAATCAAACGCGACGGCGGCGTCTGGACCCACGAGTTCGAACGCGGCGAACCCGTCGAAGGGGCGTTCGAACGCGTCCGTGACATCGAGGACGAGGAGGAGACTGGGACGCAGATTCGCTTCTGGCCCGACAACGACATCTTCGAACACACCGACTTCTCGTTCGACACGCTGTCGACGCGCCTGCGCGAACTCGCCTTCCTCAACTCAGGGGTCGAAATCGGCCTCGCGGACGAACGCGACGACGAATCCGTCTCCTTCCGCTACGAGGGCGGGATTCGCGAGTTCGTGGAGTACCTCAACGAGACGAAGACAGCCCTCCACGAGGACGTCATCTACTTCGAGGCCGAGGAACAGGACATCTCCGTCGAGGTGGCGATGCAGGGCACCGACGAGCTCCAGGGCTCGATCCACGCCTTCGCCAACAACATCAACACGCGCGAGGGCGGCACCCACCTCACCGGCTTCAAGACGGCGCTGACACGCGTCGTCAACGACTACGCCACCGACAACGGTCTGCTCAACGACCTCGACGGCACCCTCAAGGGCGAGGACGTGCGCGAGGGACTGACGGCCGTCATCTCGGTGAAACACCCCGACCCGCAGTTCGAGGGGCAGACGAAGACCAAACTCGGCAACAGCGAGGTTCGGGGTATCGTCGAGAGCGCCGTCCACGCCGAACTGGGCACGTTCTTCGAGGAGAACCCCAACACGGCCCAGGCCATCGTCGGCAAGGCCGTCGAGGCGGCGCAGGCCCGCCAAGCGGCCAAGAAAGCCGAGGAACTCACCCGTCGCAAGAGCGCGCTCGAATCGACGGCGCTCCCCGGCAAACTCGCGGACTGTCAGTCGAAAGACCCGACCAAGTCCGAACTGTTCGTCGTCGAGGGCGACTCGGCGGGCGGCAGTGCGAAGCAAGGTCGTGACCGGGAGTTCCAGGCTATCCTCCCCCTGAAGGGGAAGATTCTGAACGTCGAGAAACACCGCCTCGACCGGATTCTGGAGAACGACGAGATTCGCGCGCTCATCACCGCCATCGGTACCGGCATCGGCGAGGAGTTCGACATTGAGGAAGCGCGCTACCAGCGCATCATCCTCATGACCGACGCCGACGTGGACGGCGCACACATCCGCACGCTCCTGTTGACGCTTCTCTACCGTCACATGAAGCCCCTGCTGGAGCGAGGGTACGTCTACGCCGCCCAACCCCCGCTCTATCGGGTTCGGTACCGCGGCGAGACGTACGACGCCATGAGCGAGGAAGAGCGCGACCGTATCATCGAGGAGCAGTGCAACGGCAACCCGGACCAAGTCCAGCGGTTCAAGGGACTCGGCGAGATGAACCCCGACCAGCTCTGGCAAACGACGATGAAACCCGAGAACCGGATTCTCAAGCAGATTACGCTGGAGGACGCGGCGGCCGCCGACAAGATGTTCTCCATCCTGATGGGCGACGCCGTCGAACCGCGGAAACAGTTCATCAAAGAGCACGCCGGTGACGCGGAGTGGGTCGACATATGA
- the gyrA gene encoding DNA gyrase subunit A, which yields MSSDADDDGETRAPAARVDTARIEQEMEQSYIDYAMSVIAGRALPDARDGLKPVHRRILYAMHEAGVTSRASHRKSSSVVGETMGDFHPHGDSAIYDALARMAQGFSMRAPLVDGQGNFGSIDGDPPAAMRYTEARMSPIAEELLADIEKDTVDFSSNYDGRKQEPDVLPAAFPNLLVNGSSGIAVGMSTNVPPHNLGEVIDATIHLIDNPDCTVEDLMDHVVAPDFPTGANIVGRNAVHKAYKTGRGRLRVRAEIETNEDRIVVTELPYQANKARLIERIADDVNEGKLDGVRDLRDESDRDGIRIVIELKRGANPDVVENQLLESHLETTFGVINLALVDGQPKVLDLKETLSVYLDHRREVVRRRSEYDLAEAEDRAHILEGRLKALENADEVVEVIRDAEDRDAAKTALKAAFDFSDDQVNHIVAMQLGSLTSMETAAIEEEYEEVQARIDRLTEILENESELLGVIKDELRDIKEEYADERRTRIIEDTGEVTDEDLIPQEDTLVVVSEDDYIKRMSLSTFRAQNRGGKGIIGADLKEGDRVSSVFLANTHDYLLCFTNQGQVYKLKTYQVPEMSRTARGKSAVNLLDLDDEEEIEAVVDCENLEEGAGRYLTMATQSGRVKRTAVEEFGNILSTGIRAIRLEEGDELVDVELTDGDRDLVVATADGMSIRFDESEVRPMGRDARGVGGIKLEGSDRVVGLAGVDTDDHNWVLTVTDNGYGKRTPVDDYRQQSRYGKGLIDIKTNDRNGSACAIDAVAPGDHLVAMSEDGQIMRTPVEDVSTVGRNTMGVIVMELEDGDSVASVAVIPADRGDTDDDES from the coding sequence ATGAGCTCTGACGCAGACGACGACGGCGAGACGCGTGCCCCCGCGGCCCGCGTCGACACCGCGCGCATCGAACAGGAGATGGAGCAGTCCTACATCGACTACGCCATGTCCGTCATCGCGGGCCGGGCACTCCCCGACGCCCGCGACGGCCTCAAACCCGTCCACCGGCGCATCCTCTACGCGATGCACGAGGCGGGCGTCACCTCGCGGGCCTCCCATCGGAAGTCCTCCTCCGTCGTCGGCGAGACGATGGGTGACTTCCACCCACACGGCGACAGCGCCATCTACGACGCCCTCGCGCGGATGGCACAGGGCTTCTCGATGCGGGCACCACTTGTCGACGGTCAGGGCAACTTCGGCTCCATCGACGGCGACCCGCCCGCGGCCATGCGTTACACCGAGGCGCGGATGTCGCCCATCGCCGAGGAGTTGCTGGCCGACATCGAGAAAGACACCGTCGACTTCTCCTCGAACTACGACGGCCGCAAGCAGGAACCGGACGTGTTGCCCGCGGCGTTCCCCAACCTACTCGTCAACGGATCCTCGGGCATCGCTGTCGGGATGTCGACGAACGTCCCGCCGCACAACCTCGGCGAGGTAATCGACGCGACGATTCACCTCATCGACAATCCCGACTGCACCGTCGAGGACCTGATGGACCACGTCGTCGCCCCCGACTTCCCGACCGGCGCGAACATCGTCGGCCGCAACGCGGTCCACAAGGCGTACAAGACGGGTCGCGGCCGCCTGCGCGTCCGCGCCGAGATAGAGACGAACGAGGACCGCATCGTCGTCACGGAACTGCCCTATCAGGCGAACAAGGCGCGTCTCATCGAGCGCATCGCCGACGACGTGAACGAGGGGAAACTCGACGGCGTGCGCGACCTGCGGGACGAGTCCGACCGCGACGGTATCCGCATCGTCATCGAACTCAAGCGCGGCGCGAACCCCGACGTGGTCGAGAACCAGCTGCTCGAATCCCACCTCGAAACCACGTTCGGCGTCATCAACCTCGCCCTCGTTGACGGCCAGCCGAAAGTGCTCGACCTCAAGGAGACGCTTTCGGTCTACCTCGACCACCGGCGCGAGGTCGTGCGCCGCCGGAGCGAGTACGACCTCGCCGAGGCCGAGGACCGCGCGCACATCCTCGAAGGCCGACTGAAGGCGCTGGAGAACGCCGACGAGGTTGTCGAGGTCATCCGCGACGCCGAGGACCGCGACGCCGCGAAAACGGCGCTGAAAGCCGCGTTCGACTTCTCGGACGACCAAGTCAACCACATCGTCGCGATGCAGCTCGGGAGCCTCACGTCGATGGAGACGGCGGCCATCGAGGAGGAGTACGAGGAGGTGCAGGCGCGCATCGACCGCCTGACCGAGATTCTGGAGAACGAGTCCGAACTCCTCGGCGTCATCAAAGACGAACTCCGCGACATCAAAGAGGAGTACGCCGACGAGCGTCGCACCCGCATCATCGAGGACACGGGCGAGGTGACCGACGAGGACCTCATCCCGCAGGAGGACACCCTCGTCGTCGTCAGCGAGGACGACTACATCAAGCGCATGTCACTCTCGACCTTCCGCGCCCAGAACCGGGGCGGGAAAGGCATCATCGGCGCCGACCTCAAGGAGGGTGACCGCGTCTCTTCGGTGTTCCTCGCCAACACCCACGACTACCTGCTCTGTTTCACCAACCAGGGGCAGGTGTACAAGCTCAAGACCTACCAGGTGCCGGAGATGAGCCGGACCGCCCGCGGCAAGTCGGCGGTGAACCTCCTCGACTTGGACGACGAGGAGGAGATAGAGGCCGTCGTCGACTGCGAGAATCTGGAGGAGGGCGCCGGGCGCTATCTCACCATGGCGACCCAGAGCGGCCGCGTGAAACGCACCGCCGTCGAGGAGTTCGGCAACATCCTCTCGACGGGGATTCGCGCCATCCGCCTCGAAGAGGGCGACGAACTCGTCGACGTGGAGCTGACCGACGGTGACCGCGACCTCGTCGTCGCCACTGCCGACGGGATGAGCATCCGCTTCGACGAGTCGGAGGTGCGGCCGATGGGCCGTGACGCCCGCGGCGTCGGCGGCATCAAGTTGGAAGGCTCGGACCGCGTCGTCGGCCTCGCCGGCGTCGACACCGACGACCACAACTGGGTGCTGACCGTCACCGACAACGGCTACGGCAAGCGGACACCGGTCGACGACTACCGCCAGCAGTCCCGCTACGGCAAGGGCCTCATCGACATCAAGACCAACGACCGCAACGGGTCGGCGTGTGCCATCGACGCCGTCGCGCCCGGCGACCACCTCGTCGCGATGAGCGAGGACGGCCAGATTATGCGCACGCCGGTCGAAGACGTCTCGACCGTCGGCCGCAACACGATGGGCGTCATCGTGATGGAGTTAGAGGACGGCGACTCGGTGGCGTCGGTGGCCGTGATTCCGGCCGACCGAGGCGACACCGACGACGACGAGTCCTAA
- the rocF gene encoding arginase: protein MHSVRIVGAPTDYGANRRGVNMGPAAIRYADLAATLADLGLDVTDSGDRSVPRAWTDDPARADAKYLGAVETVCTRLADAVSESLTAGQTPLVLGGDHSVATGSVVGTARDADVGVLWFDAHGDLNTPATTPSGNVHGMALAAALGLGEFESTWADAGIEPENVALVGVRDLDSGEREAIRDHGVTTYSMHDIDRRGVTSVVDEAIETVGGADGVHVSFDLDWLDPSEAPGVGTPVRGGATYREAHAALERVADAATVRSLDLVEVNPILDERNRTAEMAVGLAASALGKRIL from the coding sequence ATGCACTCCGTCCGCATCGTCGGCGCACCGACGGACTACGGCGCGAACCGCCGCGGCGTGAACATGGGCCCCGCGGCGATTCGGTACGCCGACCTCGCCGCGACGCTGGCCGACCTCGGCCTCGACGTCACCGATAGCGGCGACCGCTCGGTCCCGCGAGCGTGGACGGACGACCCCGCCCGTGCCGACGCGAAGTATCTCGGCGCCGTCGAGACGGTCTGTACCCGCCTTGCCGACGCAGTGAGCGAATCGCTCACCGCCGGCCAGACGCCACTCGTCCTCGGCGGCGACCACTCCGTCGCCACCGGCAGCGTCGTCGGAACGGCACGCGACGCCGACGTGGGCGTCCTCTGGTTCGACGCCCACGGCGACCTGAACACGCCGGCGACGACGCCGAGCGGCAACGTCCACGGGATGGCGCTTGCCGCGGCACTCGGGCTCGGGGAGTTCGAATCGACGTGGGCCGACGCCGGTATCGAGCCGGAGAACGTCGCCCTCGTCGGCGTCCGTGACCTCGATTCCGGCGAACGGGAGGCGATTCGCGACCACGGCGTCACCACCTACTCCATGCACGACATCGACCGTCGCGGCGTCACGAGCGTCGTCGACGAGGCCATCGAGACGGTCGGCGGCGCGGACGGCGTCCACGTCAGCTTCGATTTGGATTGGCTCGACCCGAGCGAAGCGCCCGGTGTCGGGACGCCAGTCCGGGGCGGCGCCACCTACCGCGAGGCCCACGCGGCGCTCGAACGCGTCGCCGACGCGGCGACGGTGCGGTCGCTCGACCTCGTAGAAGTGAATCCGATTCTCGACGAACGCAATCGGACCGCCGAGATGGCGGTCGGCCTCGCCGCGAGCGCACTCGGAAAACGAATCTTGTAG